A single Vulpes lagopus strain Blue_001 chromosome 3, ASM1834538v1, whole genome shotgun sequence DNA region contains:
- the TMEM248 gene encoding transmembrane protein 248 isoform X1 encodes MVSHPLMLRIFENCYFNFYIQSEPLSHIQVELIRIMFSINPLENLKLYISSRPPLVVFMISVSAMAIAFLTLGYFFKIKEIKSPEMAEDWNTFLLRFNDLDLCVSENETLKHLTNDTTTPESTVTSGQARVSTQSPQALEDSGPVNISVAITLTLDPLKPFGGYSRNVTHLYSTILGHQIGLSGREAHEEINITFTLPTAWSSDDCALHGHCEQVVFTACMTLTANPGVFPVTVQPPHCVPDTYSNATLWYKIFTTARDANTKYAQDYNPFWCYKGAIGKVYHALNPKLTVIVPDDDRSLINLHLMHTSYFLFVMVITMFCYAVIKGRPSKLRQSNPDFCPEKVALADA; translated from the exons GTGGAGCTGATCAGAATAATGTTCAGCATCAACCCCCTGGAGAACCTGAAGCTGTACATCAGCAGCCGGCCTCCCCTCGTGGTCTTTATGATCAGTGTCAGCGCCATGGCAATAGCTTTCCTGACCTTGGGCTATTTCTTCAAAATCAAGGAGATTAAGTCACCGGAAATGGCAGAG GATTGGAATACATTTCTGCTGCGGTTTAACGATTTGGACTTGTGTGTATCAGAGAACGAAACATTGAAGCACCTCACAAATGACACCACGACTCCGGAGAGCACAGTGACCAGTGGGCAGGCCAGAGTGTCCACCCAGTCCCCGCAGGCCCTGGAGGACTCAGGCCCAGTGAACATCTCAGTTGCGATCACCCTAACCTTGGACCCACTGAAACCCTTTGGAGGGTACTCTCGCAACGTCACTCATCTGTACTCGACCATTTTAGGGCATCAGATTGGACTTTCAG GCAGAGAAGCCCATGAGGAGATAAACATTACCTTTACCCTGCCTACAGCTTGGAGCTCAGATGACTGTGCGCTTCATGGCCACTGTGAGCAGGTGGTGTTCACTGCCTGCATGACCCTCACAGCCAACCCTGGGGTGTTCCCTGTCACTGT ACAGCCACCACACTGTGTTCCTGACACTTACAGCAACGCTACGCTCTGGTACAAGATCTTCACAACTGCCAGAGATGCCAACACAAAATACGCTCAAGATTACAATCCTTTCTGGTGTTATAAGGGGGCCATTGGAAAAGTCTATCATGCTTTAAATCCCAAGCTTACAGTTATTGTTCCAGAC GATGACCGTTCATTAATAAATTTGCATCTCATGCACACCAGTTACTTCCTCTTCGTGATGGTGATAACAATGTTTTGCTATGCGGTTATCAAAGGCAGACCCAGCAAATTGCGTCAGAGCAATCCTGACTTTTGTCCTGAGAAG GTGGCTTTGGCTGATGCCTAA
- the TMEM248 gene encoding transmembrane protein 248 isoform X3 produces MFSINPLENLKLYISSRPPLVVFMISVSAMAIAFLTLGYFFKIKEIKSPEMAEDWNTFLLRFNDLDLCVSENETLKHLTNDTTTPESTVTSGQARVSTQSPQALEDSGPVNISVAITLTLDPLKPFGGYSRNVTHLYSTILGHQIGLSGREAHEEINITFTLPTAWSSDDCALHGHCEQVVFTACMTLTANPGVFPVTVQPPHCVPDTYSNATLWYKIFTTARDANTKYAQDYNPFWCYKGAIGKVYHALNPKLTVIVPDDDRSLINLHLMHTSYFLFVMVITMFCYAVIKGRPSKLRQSNPDFCPEKVALADA; encoded by the exons ATGTTCAGCATCAACCCCCTGGAGAACCTGAAGCTGTACATCAGCAGCCGGCCTCCCCTCGTGGTCTTTATGATCAGTGTCAGCGCCATGGCAATAGCTTTCCTGACCTTGGGCTATTTCTTCAAAATCAAGGAGATTAAGTCACCGGAAATGGCAGAG GATTGGAATACATTTCTGCTGCGGTTTAACGATTTGGACTTGTGTGTATCAGAGAACGAAACATTGAAGCACCTCACAAATGACACCACGACTCCGGAGAGCACAGTGACCAGTGGGCAGGCCAGAGTGTCCACCCAGTCCCCGCAGGCCCTGGAGGACTCAGGCCCAGTGAACATCTCAGTTGCGATCACCCTAACCTTGGACCCACTGAAACCCTTTGGAGGGTACTCTCGCAACGTCACTCATCTGTACTCGACCATTTTAGGGCATCAGATTGGACTTTCAG GCAGAGAAGCCCATGAGGAGATAAACATTACCTTTACCCTGCCTACAGCTTGGAGCTCAGATGACTGTGCGCTTCATGGCCACTGTGAGCAGGTGGTGTTCACTGCCTGCATGACCCTCACAGCCAACCCTGGGGTGTTCCCTGTCACTGT ACAGCCACCACACTGTGTTCCTGACACTTACAGCAACGCTACGCTCTGGTACAAGATCTTCACAACTGCCAGAGATGCCAACACAAAATACGCTCAAGATTACAATCCTTTCTGGTGTTATAAGGGGGCCATTGGAAAAGTCTATCATGCTTTAAATCCCAAGCTTACAGTTATTGTTCCAGAC GATGACCGTTCATTAATAAATTTGCATCTCATGCACACCAGTTACTTCCTCTTCGTGATGGTGATAACAATGTTTTGCTATGCGGTTATCAAAGGCAGACCCAGCAAATTGCGTCAGAGCAATCCTGACTTTTGTCCTGAGAAG GTGGCTTTGGCTGATGCCTAA
- the TMEM248 gene encoding transmembrane protein 248 isoform X2: MNGELLCSLLRGRRSWLLPTRYFPASKVELIRIMFSINPLENLKLYISSRPPLVVFMISVSAMAIAFLTLGYFFKIKEIKSPEMAEDWNTFLLRFNDLDLCVSENETLKHLTNDTTTPESTVTSGQARVSTQSPQALEDSGPVNISVAITLTLDPLKPFGGYSRNVTHLYSTILGHQIGLSGREAHEEINITFTLPTAWSSDDCALHGHCEQVVFTACMTLTANPGVFPVTVQPPHCVPDTYSNATLWYKIFTTARDANTKYAQDYNPFWCYKGAIGKVYHALNPKLTVIVPDDDRSLINLHLMHTSYFLFVMVITMFCYAVIKGRPSKLRQSNPDFCPEKVALADA; this comes from the exons GTGGAGCTGATCAGAATAATGTTCAGCATCAACCCCCTGGAGAACCTGAAGCTGTACATCAGCAGCCGGCCTCCCCTCGTGGTCTTTATGATCAGTGTCAGCGCCATGGCAATAGCTTTCCTGACCTTGGGCTATTTCTTCAAAATCAAGGAGATTAAGTCACCGGAAATGGCAGAG GATTGGAATACATTTCTGCTGCGGTTTAACGATTTGGACTTGTGTGTATCAGAGAACGAAACATTGAAGCACCTCACAAATGACACCACGACTCCGGAGAGCACAGTGACCAGTGGGCAGGCCAGAGTGTCCACCCAGTCCCCGCAGGCCCTGGAGGACTCAGGCCCAGTGAACATCTCAGTTGCGATCACCCTAACCTTGGACCCACTGAAACCCTTTGGAGGGTACTCTCGCAACGTCACTCATCTGTACTCGACCATTTTAGGGCATCAGATTGGACTTTCAG GCAGAGAAGCCCATGAGGAGATAAACATTACCTTTACCCTGCCTACAGCTTGGAGCTCAGATGACTGTGCGCTTCATGGCCACTGTGAGCAGGTGGTGTTCACTGCCTGCATGACCCTCACAGCCAACCCTGGGGTGTTCCCTGTCACTGT ACAGCCACCACACTGTGTTCCTGACACTTACAGCAACGCTACGCTCTGGTACAAGATCTTCACAACTGCCAGAGATGCCAACACAAAATACGCTCAAGATTACAATCCTTTCTGGTGTTATAAGGGGGCCATTGGAAAAGTCTATCATGCTTTAAATCCCAAGCTTACAGTTATTGTTCCAGAC GATGACCGTTCATTAATAAATTTGCATCTCATGCACACCAGTTACTTCCTCTTCGTGATGGTGATAACAATGTTTTGCTATGCGGTTATCAAAGGCAGACCCAGCAAATTGCGTCAGAGCAATCCTGACTTTTGTCCTGAGAAG GTGGCTTTGGCTGATGCCTAA